From Rutidosis leptorrhynchoides isolate AG116_Rl617_1_P2 chromosome 3, CSIRO_AGI_Rlap_v1, whole genome shotgun sequence, a single genomic window includes:
- the LOC139900192 gene encoding uncharacterized protein, translating into MKRKRGNKGKSKKIPKLGTTVAEPNTDNISSEDVSGPDNVEKDETNSKMEVETPPSVTEQPEKPPAVSVPVVDKPVGRLVYNRVKLKIKPLKPLEPQVNATDVHLQSDTNKSSQQDIGLINKQEVSEKVEEKGDLVPHTERINQKEPESVSRESVYNMQELIASLEVIKKIMKMDASEPFNFPVDPVVLGILDYFDLIKTPMDFGTICSNLESGIKYKNSEDVYKDVQYIWENCYKYNKKGDYILELLKRVKKNFMKYWTAVGLYSDQQPDGNLYSLGKSSTKSGHLKHKSKKHHGVKAHKDDFMCAICIMMLRRQEREKTMNPADD; encoded by the exons ATGAAGCGAAAGCGTGGAAATAAGGGAAAATCTAAAAAAATCCCTAAACTAGGAACAACAGTCGCCGAACCAAACACTGATAATATAAGTAGCGAAGATGTATCTGGTCCAGATAATGTTGAGAAAGATGAGACAAACTCAAAAATGGAAGTTGAAACGCCGCCATCAGTAACTGAACAACCTGAAAAACCACCAGCTGTTAGTGTACCTGTAGTTGATAAGCCAGTAGGGAGATTGGTTTACAATCGGGTCAAACTGAAGATCAAACCTTTAAAACCTTTAGAACCTCAGGTCAATGCCACAGATGTGCATTTGCAGAGTGATACAAATAAAAGTAGCCAGCAGGATATTGGTTTAATTAACAAACAAGAAGTTAGTGAGAAAGTAGAAGAAAAAGGCGATCTCG TGCCTCATACAGAGAGAATTAATCAAAAAGAGCCCGAGTCAGTTTCTCGAGAATCTGTCTACAACATGCAAGAACTTATTGCTTCCCTTGAGGTTATTAAGAAGATTATGAAAATGGATGCATCAGAGCCTTTTAATTTTCCAGTGGACCCTGTTGTTCTTGGAATACTTGACTACTTTGATTTGATTAAAACACCAATGGATTTCGGGACCATATGTAGCAACCTTGAAAGTGGTATTAAGTATAAGAATTCAGAGGATGTGTACAAAGATGTGCAATATATCTGGGAGAATTGCTACAAGTACAACAAAAAAGGTGATTACATTCTTGAGCTCTTGAAACGTGTGAAGAAGAATTTCATGAAGTATTGGACTGCTGTAGGGTTGTATAGCGACCAACAGCCAGATGGAAACTTATATAGTCTTGGGAAATCGTCCACGAAGAGTGGGCATCTAAAACACAAGTCTAAAAAACATCATGGAGTAAAGGCCCACAAGgatgattttatgtgtgcaatatgcaTCATGATGCTGCGTAGGCAGGAGCGTGAGAAAACTATGAACCCTGCCGATGATTAG